The following coding sequences lie in one Paenibacillus durus ATCC 35681 genomic window:
- the dnaX gene encoding DNA polymerase III subunit gamma/tau: MEHIALYRAWRPQAFQDMVGQQHIIQTLQNAIREQRVSHAYLFSGPRGTGKTTAAKVLAKAVNCERGPGPEPCNECPSCLRIASGAVMDVQEIDAASNRGVEEIRDLRDKVKYAPTEVRRKVYIIDEVHMLTTEAFNALLKTLEEPPAHVMFILATTEPHKLPATIISRCQRFDFRRVSLEEQTNRLKVICEKEGISAEDDALQYIARLSDGGMRDALSVLDQISSFTDGHVTYQQVLGMTGGIPAEQFARLAKAILESDMGGLLELVEQLMHEGKSADKCLENLLYYFRDLLMIKMVPGSAGLTDRVLNPAEFQDMASAFSRERLFDIVDTLNRYLGEMKYATHPQTLFEVALMKLCSPQEKESSSGVQAHINGGAAPVDHGELDVLKRQIAALEKKLEQALQSGGVPGNGRDSAASKPAGGRASAAPRISSASKLPPQMDKFIAGKDSGDFANTYKQWSQVLQAVKEEKVTVHAWFVDGEPVSMTDDAVLVAFKNTIHRETTEKSANKQVIERVLEARLGKPYRLVTVMLRDWNEASAKSAQSAPKEELRLEHEHETGEAAKEPWIDEAIQLFGEDLIVIKD; encoded by the coding sequence TTGGAACACATCGCGTTGTACCGTGCCTGGCGGCCTCAGGCGTTCCAGGACATGGTCGGACAACAGCACATTATCCAGACGCTTCAGAACGCGATTCGCGAACAGCGGGTTTCACACGCCTATCTGTTCAGTGGCCCTCGGGGTACCGGGAAGACGACTGCCGCCAAAGTATTGGCCAAAGCGGTCAATTGCGAGCGGGGCCCGGGACCGGAACCGTGCAATGAATGTCCTTCCTGCTTGCGGATTGCTTCGGGCGCGGTAATGGATGTGCAGGAAATCGACGCTGCATCCAACCGGGGCGTGGAGGAAATCCGCGACCTGCGGGATAAAGTGAAGTACGCCCCTACCGAGGTGCGGCGTAAAGTGTATATTATTGACGAAGTGCATATGCTGACTACGGAGGCGTTTAATGCCCTTCTGAAGACACTGGAGGAGCCGCCTGCGCATGTCATGTTCATTTTGGCGACAACAGAGCCTCATAAACTGCCGGCGACGATTATATCACGCTGTCAGCGCTTTGATTTTCGCAGAGTTTCGCTTGAGGAACAGACAAACCGGCTGAAGGTTATTTGCGAGAAGGAGGGCATATCCGCCGAGGATGACGCGCTGCAGTATATTGCCCGCCTGTCGGACGGAGGGATGCGCGATGCGCTCAGCGTTCTGGATCAAATCTCTTCCTTTACCGACGGACATGTAACCTATCAGCAGGTGCTCGGGATGACCGGCGGCATACCGGCGGAGCAATTTGCCCGCTTGGCCAAAGCCATTTTGGAGAGCGATATGGGTGGGCTGCTTGAATTGGTCGAGCAGCTGATGCATGAGGGGAAGAGCGCCGACAAATGTCTCGAAAATTTGCTGTATTACTTCCGCGATCTGCTCATGATCAAGATGGTGCCGGGTTCGGCCGGGCTGACCGACCGGGTGCTGAATCCGGCGGAATTCCAGGATATGGCTTCGGCCTTCTCGCGTGAGCGGCTGTTCGACATTGTAGACACGCTGAACCGTTATTTAGGCGAGATGAAATATGCCACGCATCCGCAGACGTTGTTTGAGGTGGCGCTTATGAAGCTCTGCAGTCCGCAGGAGAAGGAGAGCAGCTCCGGAGTGCAGGCGCATATTAATGGCGGTGCCGCGCCGGTCGATCATGGGGAGCTGGATGTGCTCAAGCGGCAAATTGCCGCTCTGGAGAAGAAGCTGGAGCAAGCGCTTCAGTCCGGCGGTGTGCCTGGAAATGGCCGGGACAGCGCTGCTTCGAAGCCGGCTGGCGGCCGTGCTTCCGCCGCTCCGCGAATATCCTCCGCCTCCAAGCTTCCGCCGCAAATGGATAAATTCATAGCAGGCAAGGATAGCGGGGATTTTGCGAACACCTATAAACAATGGAGTCAGGTGCTTCAGGCCGTTAAGGAAGAGAAGGTAACGGTTCACGCCTGGTTTGTCGATGGCGAGCCCGTATCAATGACCGACGACGCGGTGCTCGTGGCGTTTAAGAACACGATACATCGGGAAACCACCGAGAAATCGGCCAACAAGCAGGTTATCGAACGTGTGCTGGAGGCTCGTCTGGGCAAGCCGTACCGTTTGGTTACTGTCATGCTTCGGGATTGGAATGAAGCCTCTGCGAAATCGGCGCAGTCTGCGCCAAAGGAAGAACTTCGCCTGGAACATGAACATGAGACTGGAGAAGCCGCCAAGGAACCTTGGATTGACGAAGCCATTCAGCTTTTTGGTGAAGACCTCATTGTCATCAAAGATTAA
- a CDS encoding UDP-N-acetylglucosamine 1-carboxyvinyltransferase encodes MEKLMIGGGRPLQGMVTISGAKNSAIALIPAAILAESEVILDNLPSLSDVAVYSEILQELGAEVSWSGSQMRVDPSRVVSIPMPNGPVKKLRASYYMMGALLGRFKEATIGLPGGCNFEPRPIDQHIKGFEALGASVTNEHGAIHLYAKELRGAKIYLDVSSVGATINIMLAASRAKGSTIIENAAKEPEIIDVATLLNSMGAVIKGAGTETIRIEGVTEMHGCRHSIIPDRIQAGTYMIAAAATRGDVLIDNVIPKHLEALTAKLLEMGVQVEELDESIRVIGKMAYEPADVKALVYPGFATDLQSPMTSMLTQAKGVSVLSDFVYSNRFKHVPELLRMGAKIRVEGRSAIIEGSRLNAAKVKAADLRAGAALVIAGLTVEDGITEVTGVEYIDRGYDNLVPNLRELGAEVWREKE; translated from the coding sequence ATGGAAAAATTAATGATTGGCGGTGGGCGTCCGCTGCAAGGCATGGTGACAATCAGCGGTGCAAAGAACAGCGCGATTGCGCTCATTCCTGCGGCGATTTTGGCTGAATCGGAAGTTATTCTGGATAATTTGCCCTCCCTTAGCGATGTGGCCGTCTATTCTGAAATCTTGCAAGAGCTTGGCGCTGAAGTATCATGGTCGGGCAGTCAGATGCGAGTCGATCCTTCACGGGTTGTTTCCATTCCTATGCCTAACGGGCCTGTCAAGAAGCTTCGGGCGTCTTATTACATGATGGGTGCGCTCCTTGGACGCTTCAAAGAAGCGACCATCGGACTTCCCGGAGGCTGCAATTTCGAGCCAAGACCTATCGACCAGCATATCAAAGGATTCGAGGCGCTCGGCGCGAGCGTAACCAACGAACATGGCGCCATTCATTTATATGCTAAAGAGCTGCGCGGCGCAAAGATATATCTGGATGTATCCAGCGTAGGCGCGACTATTAATATTATGCTGGCGGCTTCCCGGGCCAAAGGCTCTACCATTATCGAAAATGCGGCTAAAGAGCCTGAGATTATAGATGTAGCGACTTTACTTAATTCCATGGGCGCTGTCATTAAGGGCGCCGGAACCGAAACCATCCGGATCGAAGGCGTAACAGAGATGCACGGCTGCCGTCACTCCATTATTCCCGACCGGATTCAGGCAGGGACCTACATGATCGCGGCGGCAGCGACGCGCGGCGATGTGCTGATAGACAACGTTATTCCCAAGCATCTGGAAGCGCTGACGGCCAAGCTGCTGGAAATGGGCGTTCAAGTGGAGGAACTGGATGAGAGCATCCGGGTAATTGGCAAGATGGCTTACGAGCCGGCTGATGTTAAGGCGCTTGTCTACCCCGGGTTTGCTACCGATTTGCAATCGCCGATGACCAGTATGCTGACGCAGGCGAAGGGTGTTAGCGTGCTTAGCGACTTCGTCTACAGCAACCGCTTCAAGCATGTTCCGGAGCTGCTGCGAATGGGGGCGAAGATACGCGTTGAAGGAAGATCTGCCATAATTGAAGGCAGCAGGCTGAATGCGGCCAAAGTTAAAGCGGCGGATCTTAGGGCCGGTGCTGCGCTGGTTATCGCCGGATTGACCGTAGAAGACGGCATCACGGAAGTGACCGGTGTCGAGTATATCGACCGCGGCTATGATAATCTCGTACCCAACCTTCGTGAACTGGGTGCTGAAGTGTGGCGGGAGAAAGAGTAA
- a CDS encoding pro-sigmaK processing inhibitor BofA family protein: MRTIAAIILILSAVLLIAVVFKKRLGWGWLGLFGSHLILAAVGLYIVDFTQLAGTVYIPLNPVTIGTVSVLGLPGVVMLVGLKITLFG, from the coding sequence ATGAGAACAATAGCGGCAATCATACTGATACTCTCCGCAGTTCTACTGATCGCAGTCGTTTTTAAAAAAAGATTGGGCTGGGGGTGGCTGGGCCTTTTCGGCTCCCACCTGATTCTGGCCGCAGTGGGGCTGTACATCGTCGATTTCACTCAATTGGCGGGAACGGTGTACATTCCGCTGAACCCGGTGACGATAGGAACCGTATCCGTTCTAGGTCTTCCAGGAGTGGTCATGCTTGTGGGTTTAAAAATTACCTTATTTGGGTAG
- the fba gene encoding class II fructose-1,6-bisphosphate aldolase, which produces MPLVSMTDMLSKALAGKYAVGQYNINNLEWTQAILGAAEEEKSPVILGVSEGAARHMGGFNTVVKMVEGLIQDMKITVPVTIHLDHGSSFDKCKEAIDAGFTSVMIDGSHHPIEENIEMTKKVVDYAHSKGASVEAEVGTVGGQEDDVVGGIMYAKLEECVAIVKETGVDALAPALGSVHGPYHGEPNLGFKEMEEVRDAVKIPLVLHGGTGIPKHDIDKSISLGTSKINVNTENQIAFAKVVREVLAAKPDAYDPRTFIAPGREAIKQTVIGKIREFGSNNKA; this is translated from the coding sequence ATGCCATTGGTATCAATGACAGACATGTTAAGCAAAGCTCTTGCAGGAAAATATGCGGTTGGTCAGTACAACATCAACAACCTCGAATGGACCCAAGCGATTCTGGGTGCCGCTGAAGAAGAGAAATCCCCGGTTATTCTCGGTGTATCCGAAGGCGCAGCGCGTCATATGGGCGGCTTTAACACTGTGGTGAAAATGGTAGAAGGCCTGATTCAAGATATGAAAATTACCGTTCCGGTAACTATTCACCTTGACCATGGTTCGAGCTTCGACAAGTGTAAAGAAGCCATCGACGCCGGATTTACTTCCGTTATGATCGACGGCTCCCACCATCCGATTGAAGAAAATATTGAAATGACTAAGAAAGTCGTTGATTACGCTCATTCCAAAGGCGCTTCCGTAGAAGCCGAAGTCGGTACGGTTGGCGGACAGGAAGACGACGTTGTGGGCGGCATCATGTATGCCAAACTGGAAGAGTGCGTAGCTATCGTAAAAGAAACCGGCGTGGATGCCCTGGCTCCGGCGCTTGGTTCCGTACACGGCCCTTACCACGGCGAGCCTAACCTTGGATTCAAGGAAATGGAAGAAGTTCGTGACGCGGTTAAAATTCCGCTTGTTCTCCATGGCGGTACAGGCATCCCGAAACATGACATTGACAAATCAATCTCCCTGGGAACTTCCAAGATCAACGTGAACACCGAGAACCAAATCGCATTCGCTAAGGTTGTTCGCGAAGTGCTGGCAGCTAAACCGGATGCCTATGACCCTCGTACATTTATCGCACCGGGCCGCGAAGCGATCAAACAAACCGTTATCGGCAAAATCCGCGAATTCGGTTCCAACAACAAAGCGTAA
- the rho gene encoding transcription termination factor Rho, with product MDLQISDLEEMKLTDLYKLAKKYQIPYYGQMKKRELIFAILRAQAEQSGLMFMEGVLEILPEGYGFLRPINYLPSAEDIYISASQIRKFDLRTGDLVSGKCRTPKENERYFGLLQVNAVNGENPASAAERLHFPALTPLYPQDKLSLEASPTHLSTRIMDLLAPVGLGQRGLLVAPPKAGKTLLLKEIANSISTNNPEIELFVLLIDERPEEVTDMQRSVKGEVVASTFDELPENHIKVAELVLQRALRLVEHKKDVVILLDSITRLARAYNLVVPPSGRTLSGGIDPAAFHRPKRFFGSARNVEEGGSLTILATALIDTGSRMDDIIYEEFKGTGNMELHLDRKLAERRIFPAIDIRRSGTRREEVLLSKEELDTIWAIRKSMNDSYDFVESFIKKLRDSKTNAEFLASFDVSGGKDSAAATASSGGTSNSGASARRPIRTKTAPVTTTT from the coding sequence ATGGATCTTCAAATTTCCGACTTGGAAGAAATGAAGCTGACCGACTTATACAAGTTGGCAAAGAAATATCAGATTCCCTATTATGGGCAGATGAAGAAGAGGGAACTGATCTTTGCTATTCTGCGCGCACAGGCGGAGCAAAGTGGTCTGATGTTTATGGAAGGCGTATTGGAAATATTGCCCGAGGGCTACGGTTTTCTTAGACCGATCAACTATTTGCCAAGCGCTGAGGATATTTATATTTCGGCTTCGCAAATCCGCAAATTCGATCTCCGTACCGGAGATTTGGTATCCGGCAAATGCCGGACCCCCAAAGAGAATGAACGTTATTTCGGACTGCTGCAGGTCAATGCCGTCAATGGCGAAAATCCGGCCAGCGCGGCCGAACGGCTTCATTTTCCGGCGCTTACGCCGCTATATCCCCAGGATAAGCTTTCGCTTGAAGCCTCGCCTACCCATTTGTCCACCCGCATCATGGATTTGCTCGCACCTGTCGGCCTAGGGCAGCGCGGATTGCTCGTCGCTCCTCCCAAAGCCGGCAAGACGCTCCTGCTCAAAGAAATTGCCAACAGCATCTCCACGAACAACCCTGAGATCGAACTGTTTGTGCTGCTGATTGATGAACGCCCCGAGGAAGTAACCGATATGCAGCGTTCCGTCAAAGGCGAAGTGGTCGCCTCGACGTTCGACGAGCTTCCTGAAAATCATATCAAGGTGGCGGAACTGGTGCTTCAGCGGGCACTTCGTCTTGTCGAGCACAAAAAAGACGTCGTTATTCTGCTGGACAGCATCACCCGCCTTGCGCGCGCCTATAATCTTGTTGTGCCTCCTTCGGGCCGGACCCTTAGCGGCGGGATCGATCCGGCGGCATTTCATCGGCCTAAGCGGTTCTTTGGCTCGGCGCGGAATGTCGAGGAAGGCGGAAGCCTGACCATTCTCGCGACGGCGCTGATTGATACCGGCTCACGGATGGATGACATTATTTATGAAGAGTTCAAGGGTACGGGCAATATGGAGCTTCATCTTGACCGGAAGCTTGCGGAGCGCCGCATTTTTCCGGCTATCGATATCCGCCGTTCCGGTACGCGCCGCGAAGAAGTGCTGCTGAGCAAGGAAGAACTGGATACCATTTGGGCGATCCGCAAAAGTATGAACGACTCCTACGACTTTGTGGAGAGCTTTATTAAAAAGCTGCGCGACAGCAAGACGAACGCCGAGTTCCTGGCTTCCTTCGATGTTTCGGGCGGCAAAGATTCGGCAGCCGCTACCGCAAGCAGCGGAGGCACATCGAACAGCGGGGCTTCCGCTCGGCGGCCGATACGCACAAAGACCGCTCCCGTAACGACTACCACCTAA
- a CDS encoding YbaB/EbfC family nucleoid-associated protein encodes MNNMNQMMKQVKKMQEQMLKAQEELGNKTVEGSSGGGVVTVQINGHKKLLSIEIKPEAVDPEDVEMLQDLVLTAVNDALTKAEELASSDMGKFTGGMKIPGLF; translated from the coding sequence ATGAACAATATGAACCAAATGATGAAGCAAGTCAAAAAAATGCAGGAGCAGATGCTGAAAGCCCAAGAAGAGCTTGGTAACAAAACGGTGGAAGGCTCCTCCGGCGGCGGAGTCGTAACTGTTCAGATTAACGGACACAAGAAATTGCTGTCCATCGAAATCAAGCCGGAAGCAGTAGACCCGGAAGATGTGGAAATGCTCCAGGATTTGGTTCTTACGGCAGTGAATGACGCTTTGACCAAAGCGGAAGAACTGGCCAGCTCGGATATGGGCAAATTTACCGGCGGTATGAAAATTCCAGGCTTGTTCTAA
- the rpmE gene encoding 50S ribosomal protein L31: MQTAIQPKYNVVTVTCACGNTFEAGSVKQDLRVEICSACHPFFTGKQKFLDAGGRVDRFKKKYGI, from the coding sequence ATGCAAACTGCAATTCAACCGAAATATAATGTCGTAACCGTAACTTGCGCCTGCGGCAACACGTTCGAAGCTGGTTCTGTGAAACAGGATCTGCGCGTCGAAATTTGCTCCGCATGCCATCCGTTCTTTACTGGCAAGCAGAAGTTCTTGGATGCCGGCGGCCGCGTCGACAGATTCAAGAAGAAATACGGAATCTAA
- a CDS encoding DUF2508 family protein encodes MKMGWWSGWLRKDDNGPGEDQDESWDVFTDVRKAQIEWERAHLMFDEAVGQDQIDYAIYILEAAERKYQIHLKHAKRIGLKSNQL; translated from the coding sequence ATGAAGATGGGCTGGTGGAGCGGGTGGCTTCGGAAGGACGATAACGGACCGGGGGAGGATCAAGATGAAAGTTGGGATGTGTTTACTGATGTGAGGAAGGCTCAAATAGAATGGGAAAGAGCTCATCTGATGTTTGACGAAGCAGTCGGTCAGGACCAGATTGATTATGCTATTTATATTTTGGAGGCCGCAGAGCGAAAATATCAAATTCACCTGAAGCATGCCAAAAGAATTGGACTAAAGAGCAATCAGTTATAA
- a CDS encoding response regulator, translated as MEKKKVLIVDDQNGIRILLMEVFNSEGYTTLQAANGKAALDIVRSDCPDLVLLDMKIPGMDGLEILKHIKEINSGVKVIMMTAYGELDMIKEATKLGALMHFTKPFDIDEMRVAVNLHLRSGSIDQCS; from the coding sequence ATGGAGAAAAAGAAAGTATTAATTGTCGATGACCAAAATGGGATTCGAATCCTGCTTATGGAGGTTTTTAATAGCGAAGGATACACGACTTTACAGGCAGCTAACGGAAAAGCGGCTTTAGACATCGTACGCAGCGACTGCCCCGACCTGGTCCTCCTCGATATGAAAATCCCGGGAATGGACGGACTGGAAATTCTGAAACATATCAAAGAGATCAATTCAGGGGTTAAAGTAATCATGATGACCGCATACGGTGAACTGGACATGATCAAGGAAGCGACGAAGCTGGGAGCGCTTATGCATTTCACGAAACCCTTCGATATTGATGAAATGCGGGTGGCGGTTAATCTGCATTTACGTAGCGGATCTATCGACCAGTGCAGCTAA
- a CDS encoding radical SAM protein: MHLVYADGQGNVYDHPELHGLARSGDMIVELLEEELIPLPEGATLSLLPNTRAVGMNPSTGEMLPLPEGSHAVGALLPQGFTRLCVPGYVKTDKSYKLPLFGYSAVVWKDGGFYVAAEQTDDSYKWNPLNCDRDAVRSGVNSLTSKYPENRLYGHLSNCALGYECLTSSNTFLNRWEGGVPVSYSCNAGCFGCISEQPDDSGFVSPQTRMNFRPRVEEIVEVMLEHLKTPESIISFGQGCEGEPSTQAKLIIEAIREVRSVTDMGYININTNAGLSDHIRGIVDAGLDLMRVSTISALDDHYNAYYKPRGYTLANVEKSLKYAASQGVYASINYLVFPGVTDREEEVEAMVEFVRRTGLKLIQMRNLNIDPESYLELIPPARGEILGMKTMLEIFREELPEVVIGSYTHVPPAGEARSKKAVAGVSPQIRNI, from the coding sequence ATGCATCTGGTATATGCCGACGGGCAAGGAAACGTATACGATCATCCCGAACTGCACGGGCTGGCCCGCAGCGGGGATATGATTGTCGAACTGCTGGAGGAAGAATTAATTCCGCTGCCTGAAGGGGCAACGCTTTCTCTACTGCCGAATACGAGAGCCGTCGGGATGAACCCGTCTACCGGTGAAATGCTGCCGCTGCCGGAAGGCTCGCATGCGGTAGGAGCGCTGCTTCCGCAGGGCTTTACCCGTCTCTGTGTGCCGGGATATGTCAAGACGGATAAATCGTACAAGCTGCCGCTGTTCGGTTATTCAGCAGTCGTGTGGAAAGACGGAGGCTTTTACGTGGCCGCTGAACAGACCGATGATTCTTACAAATGGAATCCGCTCAACTGCGACCGCGATGCGGTGCGCAGCGGGGTGAACAGCTTGACTAGCAAATATCCGGAGAACCGTCTGTACGGGCATCTCTCCAATTGCGCACTCGGCTATGAATGTCTCACCTCATCCAATACGTTTCTGAACCGCTGGGAGGGGGGCGTTCCGGTATCCTATTCTTGCAATGCGGGCTGTTTCGGCTGCATTTCCGAACAGCCGGATGACAGCGGCTTTGTCTCGCCGCAGACGCGGATGAATTTCCGGCCGAGGGTAGAAGAAATTGTGGAAGTTATGCTGGAGCATTTGAAGACGCCGGAATCCATTATCAGCTTCGGCCAGGGCTGCGAGGGTGAACCCTCTACACAGGCGAAGCTGATTATTGAAGCCATTCGTGAAGTCCGGTCCGTTACCGATATGGGTTATATCAATATTAATACGAACGCCGGCCTTAGCGATCATATCCGCGGAATTGTCGACGCCGGACTCGATTTGATGCGTGTTAGCACCATCAGCGCGCTGGATGATCATTACAACGCCTATTACAAGCCTCGCGGCTACACGCTGGCCAATGTGGAGAAATCGCTAAAGTATGCGGCGTCGCAGGGTGTTTACGCTTCCATCAACTATCTGGTATTTCCGGGGGTCACCGACCGGGAGGAAGAGGTTGAAGCGATGGTGGAATTTGTGAGGCGTACCGGCCTCAAGCTCATCCAGATGCGTAATCTTAATATTGACCCGGAGAGCTATCTTGAGCTGATTCCGCCGGCCCGAGGCGAGATCCTGGGAATGAAGACCATGCTTGAGATCTTTCGGGAGGAACTGCCGGAAGTGGTGATCGGCTCGTATACGCATGTACCTCCGGCTGGGGAGGCCAGGTCCAAGAAAGCCGTTGCTGGGGTTTCGCCGCAAATCCGTAATATTTAA
- a CDS encoding PucR family transcriptional regulator produces the protein MDTETLRQKLEQLTGNKTGIKQFGRQQSASLFGAGQEAQERSVVYEGSLWVPLYESEGRVTALWIEKEGLSSVELQLAQFAAENYAAALKASGFKEEGETEARQLSVWLNTQLELDDDAGEIPDDIALKSRLFTDMIPFLLVSESTHGSEIAYRSLLKLIRSYFDSSALLIPLQEKEWLILIRKELLTGTEDKEELEESDDEELLAQACMGLHELIASEWVGVFHVSVSSSIIPVKGLAGAIALLRETISLGRIFQVGEYIHLPWGLQLERLVNSIPDGRRRQLLGQFGDYTAVLAEKEMLLTLETFFQMDCNVSETAKKLYIHRNTLLYRLDKIKQETGADVRSFGDAAIMKLTMLLYKVTKRK, from the coding sequence ATGGACACTGAAACGTTGCGGCAAAAATTAGAGCAGCTCACCGGTAATAAGACAGGAATCAAGCAATTTGGGAGGCAGCAGTCGGCTTCCCTTTTTGGTGCTGGACAGGAGGCGCAAGAGCGGTCGGTAGTATATGAGGGAAGTCTCTGGGTTCCCCTATATGAAAGTGAAGGGAGAGTCACTGCCCTTTGGATTGAGAAGGAGGGGCTTTCCTCGGTAGAGCTGCAGCTGGCCCAGTTCGCCGCTGAGAACTACGCCGCCGCGCTGAAGGCTTCGGGCTTCAAGGAAGAAGGAGAAACGGAAGCACGGCAGCTTAGCGTATGGTTGAATACACAGCTTGAGCTGGATGATGACGCCGGCGAAATTCCCGATGATATTGCTTTAAAGAGCCGCCTGTTTACCGACATGATTCCTTTCCTGCTGGTCAGCGAAAGTACACATGGTTCCGAGATCGCATACCGGTCGCTGTTGAAATTGATACGCAGTTATTTCGATAGTTCGGCACTGCTTATCCCTTTGCAGGAAAAGGAATGGCTGATCCTGATCCGTAAAGAGCTGCTAACCGGCACGGAAGACAAGGAAGAGCTTGAGGAGAGTGATGACGAGGAGCTATTGGCACAGGCCTGTATGGGGCTTCACGAATTGATCGCCTCGGAGTGGGTCGGAGTATTTCATGTAAGCGTGTCCTCCTCAATCATTCCAGTCAAAGGCTTGGCGGGAGCGATCGCGCTGCTGAGGGAGACGATCAGCCTGGGGCGTATTTTTCAGGTGGGGGAGTATATTCATTTGCCTTGGGGGCTTCAATTGGAGCGGCTGGTCAACAGCATTCCCGACGGGCGGCGCCGGCAACTGCTTGGACAGTTTGGGGACTATACGGCCGTGCTGGCCGAGAAGGAGATGCTGCTGACACTGGAAACTTTTTTTCAGATGGATTGCAATGTCAGTGAAACCGCGAAGAAATTATACATTCACCGTAACACTCTGCTCTATCGTTTAGATAAGATCAAACAGGAGACGGGTGCGGATGTACGGAGTTTTGGAGATGCGGCGATTATGAAGCTCACCATGCTATTGTATAAAGTGACGAAAAGGAAATAG
- the recR gene encoding recombination mediator RecR — MYYPEPLAKLIDAFTRLPGIGPKTAARLAFHVLNMKEDETIDFAKALVSVKRNLHYCSVCCNITDTDPCRICQDKTRDVSVICVVQDSKDLVAMERTKEFNGYYHVLQGAISPMEGVGPDDIRLKELLTRLSDERVQELILATNPNIEGEATAMYISRLVRPFEVKVTRIAHGLPVGGDLEYADEVTLSKALEGRRELF, encoded by the coding sequence ATGTATTACCCCGAACCGCTTGCCAAGCTGATCGATGCTTTTACGCGTTTGCCGGGAATCGGCCCCAAGACGGCCGCGCGGCTTGCGTTTCATGTGCTGAACATGAAAGAAGACGAGACGATTGATTTTGCCAAAGCGCTTGTCAGCGTAAAACGCAATCTTCACTATTGCTCGGTCTGCTGCAATATTACCGATACCGACCCGTGCCGGATTTGCCAGGACAAAACGCGCGACGTCTCGGTCATTTGCGTGGTACAGGATTCCAAGGATCTTGTCGCCATGGAGCGGACCAAAGAATTCAATGGGTATTATCATGTGCTGCAGGGCGCTATCTCCCCAATGGAGGGCGTCGGACCCGACGATATCCGGTTAAAAGAACTGCTTACAAGGCTCAGTGATGAAAGAGTGCAGGAACTTATTCTGGCTACAAATCCCAATATTGAGGGAGAAGCGACGGCGATGTATATTTCCCGGCTTGTCCGTCCTTTTGAAGTTAAAGTAACAAGAATCGCTCATGGTTTGCCTGTTGGCGGCGATCTCGAATATGCCGATGAGGTCACCTTGTCCAAGGCGCTGGAGGGCCGGCGCGAGCTTTTTTAA